GAAATGGTAATGCACAGATAAATACATAAAGCGGGAAATCCTGCCGTTATACCGCCAGGATTAACAGGTGAGAAAATCAATCCTCAGTACTCAGTTGTTCCGTACACCGTTGTTCCATCCGGCATGATAGCCAGACTTAAGTCAGCACCCTTTAGATTAGTTTTGATCAGAACCGCCTTGGTTAAATCAGCGTAACGCAAGACAGCATTATTAAAATTAGCTCCTGTTAGGTTGGCTCCCGTCATATGGGCTCCGACCAGCGTAGCATTACTTAAGTTGGCACTTTCTAACTTAGCACCCGTTAGATCGGCATCTCGAAGCTCGGTACGATTCAGGGTAGCCATACTTAAATTTGCCTTAGCCAAGTTGGTATTTAAGAGTTGAGCATTACTGAGATCAGCACCTTGAAAGTCGCATTCTTGAAAGTCAGCTCCATCCAAGTCAGCATAAGTTAAGTTGGCTTGATTGAGACGCGCACCGCTCATTTTGGCATCTTTGAGCTTGGTATTCTTGAGATTGGCACGGGAGAGGTCAGTATTTCTCAAGTCAGCACCACTCAAGTCTAGACCACTCAGATTAATTTCACGGAGGTCACACCCAACACATCTCTTGGTTTTCAAAATCAGTGCAACATCTATTTTTTTAGCTTTAAGCGGTTTAACCGCTTTTTGAATATTTTCCAGAGGCTTAATTCTTAGCGGTTGCGTTATATTTTCAGCAACGGATAAACGTACTGCGATTGGCAGTGTGGCAGCAGCTAATAGCGTTAAGACGATAATAACGGTTCTTAAGTTCATACGCCAAAGCCTGCGATTTTTGAGTTGTGACTATCCCTTTATTTACTTTACTCGTTCAATAAATCAAAAGACCGGATTTAAAGCTTAAAGTTTCGATAAAGTCAAATCTAATTAAACTCTCCCAAAATGAATTTATGAAACAAATACTATGATTTTTTTGAGGAGGTTCGTGTGTTCATAGTGGAATTCATCTGCGTCGTTCTCATAAGTCAGTTAAGGTGAAATCTATGTAATAACCAGTCTGGCTGACCGCAGATCATGGGATACAAGCTCCTCCCCTTCGCTCTGGGTCTTTCTAGGACCGCTTTTAAAAGGAATTAATTTTCTGATTAGGTATAATGGCTCAAGCTAGCCCACTACAGGTAGGATTTGTCGGTACTACCAATCAATTCACGACGAAAAGTGATGGTGGTAGCTCCAGGTGCGAAAAACCTCACTTTTAGGGCGGAGAGTGTCAAATAATGCATTCAGTAAGGCAGTAATTACGCTTACATGTCCATCATTGCCTTAATTAATCAGAAGGGCGGCTGCGGAAAATCTACCACAGCCGTACATTTCACCTACTGGCTAGCCACCCAAAAGAAAAAGAAGGTACTGCTGGTAGATGCTGATGCCCAGCAGTCCAGTTCTGAATGGATATTAGGGATGGAGTCGGCAATTCCCTATAAGGTGGTACAGACTCCCGATGACTTGTTAGAGCAGATTCCGGAGTTAGCACAGCAATATGATCTGCTGATTGTTGATGGTCCGGCTTCTTTAGCTGAAGCTACCCGTGCAATTCTGTTCCGTGCTGACTTAGCAATTGTTCCAGTACAACCCACAGGCGTTGATTTGCGTTCGGCTTCTGATGCTGTGAGAGTAATTAGGCAAGCTCAGTCTGTGAGAGGGGGTCCTCCAGCAGCAGCGGTGTTTCTGAGCAGAGCTGTGAAAGGGACAAAGCTCAAAGATGAAGCGCTTACCCTTTTGAGCAAAACCCCAGAGGTACTCTTACTCAAAACGGTGATTCATCAGAAACAAGGGATCGCCGACACATCAGGTCAGTCTGCAACAGTCTGGAATTTCCCTGGTGCAAGAGCGAAAGAATCCGCGCAGGAGTATGAGCGATTGTTCAAAGAAATTCTGACAATGCTATGAGTGCTAAAAAAAGTCGGAAGTCCCTAGATGATATCCTGGCGCAGCAGTTTATCTATGGTGACAGACTGCAAGAGCTAGAGCGAGGGCTTTCTCCAAAACCAACCTCATCTGAACCTCCTATAGAACCAAAAGCAGAGGTACCCTTAGGCACGACAGAAGAAACACCTAACGAACCGCCTCTGACGGATAAATTCCAAACCCCAGCCAAAGAAGCTACGATCCGCTTGACCGTTGATTTGCCGGCGTCGATGCATCGGAGGTTATCCCTTTTGGCGGCGAGAACTGGGAAAAGGAAGGCAGAGATTGTACGGTTATTGCTGGATGAAGTCTTAAAGGATGTGCTACAGTGATATGCGCCCAAAAAATAAGGCTTCTCGATGCACGAGTAGCAATGGAACAGAAGTATGCGCTAAGCTCAGCAAGCCGCAAAAAAAAAGCTTTGTAGAGTTCAGCAATAATTCGTGCCATCCGGGACAAAGGTTGCCTCAAAACTAGGGGTGAATTGAATATTGCTATTACTAGGAGATTGTGAATGGTGCATTCTCTTAGAATTCTTCCTATTCATCTATTAAGAGTGAAATAGACTGTACCCAAAAAGCAAGAGTGGGTTCACCCCCTGCTCTGTTTATTTAGTTTCCTCATCTCTGGCTTTTGGTGAAATAGGGAAAAAGAAAAACATGTTGCCTGATGATTGCAAAGCACTCGTTAAAAAAATCAACGTTTCAGAGAACTTAGGCCAAGACTTATGGAACTGGTAAAGGTACTTTCGGTCGTGAAGGTGGGGTATTCTACCACAAGAGACAATGTAATACGCCGCATCTTTCAAAAGTCGTAAAATCACCCTTCATTCGTTCGGTCGTCCCACCTCTATTGCCGAAGCAATTTGTTACATAAGGAGAGTGAGCCATGCCGCTCCTTGAATTAAAGCTAAGATGGATTTTCCTTTGATACGGTAGGTTTCAGCCTTCATTCAACATTGTGCTATGACAATATTGACGACTCAGTTCTCCCCAATCACAGGGCTTGCTGTCCTGTAACCTTATAAAAAGAGTGATGGAAGGAGCAAGACACATCAAACCCATGCCTGATAAGAGTTTTAAAGCTGAAAGCAAGCTAAGTCGAGAAAGCTTATGAGTGGCTGAAGGGTACAAGTGAAGCTTTGGGAGTAATTAACAAGGAGAGAACCCCCCAAAAAAATTTTTATTTTCCCCACACAATCCTAAAAAACCTGCTACACTAGTGAAGTGGTCGGGTAAAGCTTCTCCCAAAAGGATGTAAGCCAAGGCGAACACGCTGAACCTAGAAAAACTAATAGTTTGAAAGCCAAAATAAGTACCAATCCTCGTCAGAAATAATCAAGTTTTGGGTTAACCCCCAGAGCTGAAAAAAGAAGAGGATTCCGGAAATGAGAAATTTTCGGAGCCAAAAGTAACATACTTTCCAACAAAATGGAGAGTTTGATCCTGGCTCAGGATGAACGCTGGCGGTCTGCTTAACACATGCAAGTCGAACGGGACTCTTCGGAGTTCAGTGGCGGACGGGTGAGTAACGCGTGAGAATCTGCCTTCAGGTCGGGGACAACCACTGGAAACGGTGGCTAATACCGGATATGCCGCAACGTGAAAGATTTATCGCCTGAAGAGGAGCTCGCGTCTGATTAGCTAGTTGGTGGGGTAAAAGCTCACCAAGGCGACGATCAGTAGCTGGTCTGAGAGGATGATCAGCCACACTGGGACTGAGACACGGCCCAGACTCCTACGGGAGGCAGCAGTGGGGAATTTTCCGCAATGGGCGAAAGCCTGACGGAGCAAGACCGCGTGAGGGAGGAAGGCTCTTGGGTTGTAAACCTCTTTTCTCAGGGAAGAACACAATGACGGTACCTGAGGAATCAGCCTCGGCTAACTCCGTGCCAGCAGCCGCGGTAATACGGAGGAGGCAAGCGTTATCCGGAATTATTGGGCGTAAAGCGTCCGCAGGTGGCACTTCAAGTCTGTCGTCAAAGACTGGGGCTTAACCCTGGAAAGGCGGTGGAAACTGAAGCGCTAGAGTGTGGTAGGGGTAGAGGGAATTCCCGGTGTAGCGGTGAAATGCGTAGAGATCGGGAAGAACATCGGTGGCGAAAGCGCTCTACTGGACCACAACTGACACTCAGGGACGAAAGCTAGGGGAGCGAATGGGATTAGATACCCCAGTAGTCCTAGCCGTAAACGATGGATACTAGGTGTGGCTCGTATCGACCCGAGCCGTGCCGTAGCTAACGCGTTAAGTATCCCGCCTGGGGAGTACGCTCGCAAGAGTGAAACTCAAAGGAATTGACGGGGGCCCGCACAAGCGGTGGAGTATGTGGTTTAATTCGATGCAACGCGAAGAACCTTACCAGGGCTTGACATGTCCGGAATCCCAGGGAAACTTGGGAGTGCCTTCGGGAGCCGGAACACAGGTGGTGCATGGCTGTCGTCAGCTCGTGTCGTGAGATGTTGGGTTAAGTCCCGCAACGAGCGCAACCCTCGTTTTTAGTTGCCATCATTAAGTTGGGCACTCTAGAGAGACTGCCAGTGACAAACTGGAGGAAGGTGGGGATGACGTCAAGTCAGCATGCCCCTTACGTCCTGGGCTACACACGTACTACAATGCGACGGACAAAGGGCAGCGAGCGAGCGATCGTCAGCTAATCCCATAAACCGTGGCTCAGTTCAGATCGCAGGCTGCAACTCGCCTGCGTGAAGGAGGAATCGCTAGTAATTGCAGGTCAGCATACTGCAGTGAATTCGTTCCCGGGCCTTGTACACACCGCCCGTCACACCATGGGAGCTGGTTTTGCCCGAAGTCGTTACCCTAACCGCTTGCGGAGGGGGACGCCGAAGGCAGGGCTGGTGACTGGGGTGAAGTCGTAACAAGGTAGCCGTACCGGAAGGTGTGGCTGGATCACCTCCTTTTAAGGGAGACCAACTTCCTGTTTATGCCTGTGTCCAATGTGAATCAGGTCAACAGTGAAGCTATCCCTGGTCGGTCGAGATTGGTAAAAAAGGCTTTCAAACTATCTGGGGTTCGGCTTAGGAAATGACACCCTCTCTCGTATGAGGCGTAGTCAACAGAAACATACTCGAACTCATGGATAAAAGAATTCAGCAATCTTGCTTGATAATCTGGCAAGCCTGCTGGACTCTAGTCCAGTCAGAACCTTGAAAACTGCATAGCAATAAGTCAGGTAGAAACTGTGATTCGCCAAAATTCAGAGGTGAGTAGCTTTAAAGCTATGGTGCCGACTGAAGAATTGACGAACTGACAGAAGATATCACAGACATCAAGAATTTGTGGTCAAGCTACAAAGGGCTAACGGTGGATACCTAGGCACACAGAGGCGAAGAAGGACGTGGCGACCGACGATACACTCCGGGGAGCTGGAAGCAAGCATTGAGCCGGAGATGTCCGAATGGGGCAACCCCTAGTACAGCCTGTTGAATCTATAGACAGGCATGAGCCAACCCAGCGAACTGAAACATCTTAGTAGCTGGAGGAAGAGAAATCAAAAGAGATTCCCTTAGTAGCGGCGAGCGAAGCGGGAAGAGCCTAAACCAGTTGTTTTAACAGCTGGGGTTGTGGGACAGCGTTATGGGAATCGGAAAACTAGACGAAGCAGCTGAAAACTGCACCCGAGAAG
The genomic region above belongs to Allocoleopsis franciscana PCC 7113 and contains:
- a CDS encoding AAA family ATPase, which produces MSIIALINQKGGCGKSTTAVHFTYWLATQKKKKVLLVDADAQQSSSEWILGMESAIPYKVVQTPDDLLEQIPELAQQYDLLIVDGPASLAEATRAILFRADLAIVPVQPTGVDLRSASDAVRVIRQAQSVRGGPPAAAVFLSRAVKGTKLKDEALTLLSKTPEVLLLKTVIHQKQGIADTSGQSATVWNFPGARAKESAQEYERLFKEILTML
- a CDS encoding pentapeptide repeat-containing protein → MNLRTVIIVLTLLAAATLPIAVRLSVAENITQPLRIKPLENIQKAVKPLKAKKIDVALILKTKRCVGCDLREINLSGLDLSGADLRNTDLSRANLKNTKLKDAKMSGARLNQANLTYADLDGADFQECDFQGADLSNAQLLNTNLAKANLSMATLNRTELRDADLTGAKLESANLSNATLVGAHMTGANLTGANFNNAVLRYADLTKAVLIKTNLKGADLSLAIMPDGTTVYGTTEY